Proteins encoded together in one Falco biarmicus isolate bFalBia1 chromosome 4, bFalBia1.pri, whole genome shotgun sequence window:
- the CORO7 gene encoding coronin-7 isoform X2: MGSSNCLISIGFSQMREREVKLWDTRRFGEAMLTMALDTSPGATIPLYDADTGLLVLAGKGENLLYCFEVAPAQPALTQVTQCRTEGSTWGLAAVPRLALDVMACEVLRVLQLTDTALIPVSYLVPRKSIQDFHEDLFPDCAGTVPATTAQAWWAGDSQQVRRVSLHPARRPTETFTSPVIACTQLQAADSSPTDADRSEGSGYSSPSSLASPGSATTSLSASTGPSSGFASSPSQKSLQSILGPSSRFRHAQGRVLHRDTHLTNLRGLSLTTPGECDGFCANHQRVALPLLSAGGQIAILELSKPGRLPDTAVPTIQNSVAVADLSWDPFDPRRLAVAGEDAKIRLWRIPEGGLRETLQEPEVVLQGHTEKIYSISFHPVASDVLVSSSYDMTVRIWELSSGREALCLRGHGDQIFSLAWSPDGKKLATVSKDGRLRLYEPRHSPQPLQEGPGPEGSRGARLVWVCSGDYLLVSGFDSRSERRILLYRAQALPEGPLSVLGLDVAPSTLLPFYDEDTGVVFLTGKGDTRVFLYEVTPEPPYFLECNSFTTNEPHKGFVFLPKTVCEVREVEFARALRLGQSTLEPVAFHVPRVKKEYFQDDIYPPTRVWWEPALSSSAWLAGQDGQQRHASLRPADMMPVSEAPKEAPARKFVPASVYLEEKSDEQKKEELLSAMVARLGNRDDPLPQDSFEGVDEDEWD, from the exons GGCGACCATCCCGCTGTATGATGCCGACAcggggctgctggtgctggcagggaag GGAGAAAACCTCCTGTACTGCTTCGAGGTGGCACCCGCGCAGCCGGCGCTCACCCAGG TGACCCAGTGCCGGACGGAGGGCAGCACGTGGGGCCTGGCCGCTGTGCCACGCCTGGCCCTGGACGTCATGGCCTGCGAGGTGCTCCGTGTCCTGCAGCTCACTGACACCGCCCTCATCCCTGTCAGCTACCTGGTGCCACGCAAG TCCATCCAGGACTTCCATGAGGATCTGTTCCCTGACTGCGCTGGGACAGTGCCAGCCACCACCGCCCAGGCCTGGTGGGCAGGGGACAGCCAGCAG GTGCGGAGGGTGAGCCTGCACCCTGCACGAAGGCCCACGGAGACCTTCACCTCCCCCGTCATCGCCTGCACCCAGCTGCAGGCGGCCGACAGCAGCCCCACCGACGCCGACCGCAGC GAGGGCAGTGGCTACTCCTCGCCATCCTCACTGGCCTCACCGGGCAGCGCCACCACCTCCCTCTCAGCCAGCACCGGCCCCTCTAGCGGCtttgccagcagccccagccagaaGTCACTGCAGAGCATTTTGG GGCCCAGCTCCCGCTTCCGGCACgcgcagggcagggtgctgcacCGCGACACCCACCTCACCAACCTGCGGGGGCTCAGCCTCACCACGCCGGGCGAGTGCGACGGCTTCTGCGCCAACCACCAGCGCGTCGCCCTCCCCCTGCTCTCCGCCGGCGGGCAGATCGCCATCCTCGAG CTCTCCAAGCCTGGCCGTCTCCCTGACACGGCTGTGCCCACCATCCAGAACAGCGTGGCGGTGGCCGACCTCTCCTGGGACCCCTTTGACCCACGGCGCCTCGCTGTTG CGGGTGAAGATGCCAAGATCCGGCTGTGGCGGATCCCTGAAGGAGGGCTGCGGGAGACACTGCAGGAGCCCGAAGTTGTCCTCCAAG GTCACACGGAGAAGATCTACTCCATCAGCTTCCACCCCGTGGCATCTGATGTCCTGGTTTCCTCCTCCTACGACATGACGGTACGGATCTGGGAGCTGAGCTCCGGGCGGGAAGCCTTGTGCCTGCGGGGACACGGCGATCAG ATCTTCAGCCTGGCTTGGAGCCCTGATGGGAAGAAGCTGGCAACAGTGAGCAAAGATGGCCGGTTACGGCTGTATGAGCCCCGGCACAGCCCTCAGCCTCTACAG GAGGGTCCAGGTCCCGAAGGGAGCCGTGGAGCACGCCTGGTTTGGGTTTGCAGTGGCGACTACCTCCTGGTGTCTGGCTTTGATAG CCGCAGTGAGAGGAGGATCCTCCTGTACCGGGCACAGGCTCTGCCTGAGGGACCCTTGTCTGTCCTTGGGCTTGACGTGGCCCCTTCCACCCTCCTGCCCTTCTATGATGAGGATACTGGTGTTGTGTTCCTCACTGGCAAG GGTGACACCAGAGTCTTCCTCTACGAGGTGACACCTGAGCCCCCCTATTTCCTCGAGTGTAACAGCTTCACCACCAATGAACCCCACAAG GGCTTTGTCTTCCTGCCCAAAACGGTGTGTGAGGTGCGGGAGGTGGAGTTCGCCCGAGCACTGCGCCTTGGGCAGAGCACTCTGGAGCCGGTGGCTTTCCATGTGCCACGCGTCAAG AAGGAGTATTTCCAGGATGATATCTACCCACCGACCCGTGTCTGGTGGGAGCCGGCCCTCAGCAGCAGCgcctggctggcagggcaggatgggcagcagCGCCATGCCAGCCTGCGGCCGGCCGACATGATGCCAG TGAGTGAGGCACCAAAAGAGGCTCCGGCGCGGAAGTTCGTCCCTGCGTCCGTGTACCTGGAGGAGAAGTCTGACGAGcagaagaaggaggag ctcctgagtGCCATGGTGGCCCGGCTGGGCAACCGGGATGACCCACTGCCCCAGGACTCCTTCGAGGGGGTGGACGAGGATGAGTGG GACTAG